Proteins found in one Labrus bergylta chromosome 8, fLabBer1.1, whole genome shotgun sequence genomic segment:
- the eny2 gene encoding transcription and mRNA export factor ENY2, translated as MSKDTKMRATINQKLTEMGERERLKELLRAKLTECGWKDQMKAHCKEVIKEKGLEHVTVEDLVVEITPKGRALVPDSVKKELLHRIRAFLAQHAS; from the exons ATGAGTAAAGACACTAAAATGAGGGCAACGATTAACCAGAAGCTGACAGAGATGGGGGAACGAGAGAG ACTGAAGGAGTTACTGAGGGCTAAATTGACAGAGTGTGGCTGGAAGGATCAGATGAAAGCTCACTGCAAAG aAGTGATCAAAGAAAAGGGCTTGGAGCATGTCACTGTGGAGGACCTGGTGGTTGAGATCACACCCAAAGGAAGAG CTTTGGTGCCAGACAGCGTCAAGAAAGAGCTCCTCCACAGAATAAGAGCCTTCTTGGCTCAGCATGCTTCATAA